A single Filimonas effusa DNA region contains:
- a CDS encoding RNA polymerase sigma factor translates to MNVLFSNPEDYWAVFLDGDKLALDHIVKTHYNLLYNYGRKFSTDVNLVKDCIQELFLSLWRNRENTGQPASVKHYLLKAMRRRLQTALARLSKQQVIDISFIPIEASAGTSPESDRVQNENKTELNSKIVKAFSCLPARQQEIIYLRFCLQADAANIAQIMGLSRQSVYNLLKLALDRLREVSVTLFEQGSTLRMPGTMMVV, encoded by the coding sequence ATGAATGTTTTGTTTTCCAACCCGGAAGATTACTGGGCTGTATTCCTCGACGGAGATAAACTGGCCCTGGATCATATCGTGAAAACCCATTACAACCTGCTTTATAATTATGGCCGTAAGTTTTCTACAGACGTCAACCTGGTAAAAGACTGTATACAGGAACTTTTCCTTTCCTTATGGAGAAACCGTGAAAATACAGGACAGCCTGCCTCCGTAAAACACTACCTGCTGAAAGCCATGCGGCGGCGTTTACAAACAGCATTAGCGAGGCTTTCAAAACAACAGGTCATCGATATCTCATTTATCCCGATAGAAGCCAGCGCCGGTACATCGCCGGAATCAGACAGGGTACAAAATGAGAACAAGACAGAATTGAATAGTAAAATAGTGAAAGCCTTCTCTTGCCTGCCGGCCCGCCAGCAGGAAATCATCTACCTCCGCTTCTGCCTCCAGGCAGATGCAGCCAATATTGCACAGATCATGGGACTCAGCCGGCAGTCGGTTTACAATCTCCTGAAACTGGCGCTCGATAGATTAAGAGAGGTGAGCGTCACCCTGTTTGAACAGGGCAGTACCCTGCGTATGCCCGGAACCATGATGGTCGTCTGA
- a CDS encoding FecR family protein produces the protein MQQNPVYSVYDLIANGSFKKWILYQDEKEGLYWHNWIAENPDKLEWVAVAKSMVLLLNSHTHAVGSEEVDAEAASIMLRLDEEKETEALYVPSIWSRAGTWVAAAVLLLMLTAMIYLLTPSVEPSDYKSLPVYNNKLVFENSGDSVLRVALPDGSRVLLEKNARLQYADDDSLKQRVALLSGDAFFDIAHNPSHPFVVYTSSIVTHVLGTSFWVKASPGITTSSAIVRTGKVAVFRKEDYLHRSTSSGILQGVVLSANQQVSYDIAHDRVYKALAADPHAASPDADTILNLDAQPAVAVFEQLEALYGIPIIVDKQTLAGCAVTAVLGNESFYEKITTICKILNASYEIIDGTIVINSKGCK, from the coding sequence ATGCAACAAAACCCGGTTTACTCTGTTTACGATCTTATTGCCAACGGCTCCTTCAAAAAATGGATCCTGTACCAGGATGAAAAAGAAGGGCTTTACTGGCATAACTGGATTGCCGAAAATCCCGACAAACTGGAATGGGTGGCTGTGGCCAAATCGATGGTCCTGTTACTGAATAGCCATACACATGCTGTCGGCAGCGAAGAAGTTGATGCTGAGGCAGCCTCCATCATGCTCCGTCTCGACGAAGAAAAAGAAACCGAAGCGTTGTATGTTCCGTCCATTTGGTCAAGAGCAGGCACCTGGGTGGCAGCTGCTGTTTTATTATTGATGCTGACAGCAATGATCTACCTGCTAACACCATCTGTTGAGCCCTCAGATTACAAGAGCCTGCCTGTTTACAACAATAAGCTGGTATTTGAAAATTCGGGGGACAGCGTGTTACGTGTGGCCCTGCCGGATGGTTCCAGGGTACTCCTCGAAAAAAACGCACGCTTGCAGTATGCCGATGACGACAGCCTGAAACAACGGGTTGCCCTTCTTTCCGGCGATGCTTTCTTTGATATCGCACATAATCCTTCACATCCCTTTGTTGTTTATACCAGCAGCATCGTAACACATGTATTGGGTACCAGTTTCTGGGTGAAAGCCAGCCCGGGTATTACTACTTCCAGTGCAATCGTAAGAACAGGAAAAGTAGCTGTTTTCAGAAAAGAAGATTACCTGCACCGAAGTACTTCATCCGGCATCCTGCAGGGGGTAGTGCTGAGTGCCAACCAACAGGTAAGCTACGATATCGCGCATGACCGTGTATATAAGGCACTGGCAGCCGATCCGCATGCGGCATCACCCGATGCCGATACTATTCTTAACCTCGATGCACAACCGGCAGTGGCCGTATTTGAACAACTGGAGGCATTGTATGGCATCCCCATTATCGTTGACAAACAAACTTTGGCAGGTTGCGCCGTTACGGCCGTACTGGGCAACGAAAGCTTTTATGAGAAAATAACGACTATTTGTAAGATCCTCAATGCCAGCTATGAGATAATTGATGGCACAATTGTCATTAATTCGAAAGGGTGTAAATAA